The Urbifossiella limnaea nucleotide sequence CCCCTTCAGGGGGCGTCGGGTGGCGCCGGTCGTCCGGGCGACCGGCCGCAGGATCAACCCTGCAAGCCCCTGGCAAACGCGTGCAGCCCGGCAGGGCGCGACACTGTGCCGAACCCCGACACCCGGCAGCCGCTGGCTCGCGTTCCCGCACGGCCGACGGCCGCCGGTCGGCGTTCACCCCGAACCCGCGTCCCCTGTCGCGCCGTCCGTCCCCAAGTAAGATGCCCGCTGGCGGCGCGGGGGGTTCCGGCTGTAGGTCCGGGTGCCACGCGCCGCCGCACACAGGACACCTCCCGATGGCGAGCGAAGCGGAACTCAAGGCGGCCGGCGAGAAGTACGTCCCCAAGGACTACGACCCCGCCCTCTACAAGACGCGCCACTCCTTCGCCCACGTCCTCGCCCAGGCCGTCACGGAACGCTTCCCGCAGGCCAAGCCCACCATCGGCCCGCCGGTCGAGTTCGGCTTCTACTACGACTTCGACCTCGACACCCAGCCGAGCGACGCCGACCTGAACTGGATCGCCGACCGGATGCGGCAGATCATCAAGGGCAAACACGCCTTCCGCGTCCGCGAGATCACCGCCGCCGAGGGGCGTGAACTGTTCAAGGACAACCCGTACAAGCTCGAACTCATCGACGGCCTCACCAACGGCCAGGACGAGTACGGCAACAGCGCTGCGGGCGCCCCGCTGCTGACCGTCTACCAGCAAGACACGTTCGTGGACCTGTGCCGCGGCCCGCACGTCGAGACCACCCGCGACCTGGACTCGAAGGGGTTCAAGGTCACGCAGGTCACCGGCTCCTACTGGCGCGGCGACGAGAAGAACAAGGCGTTGAAGCGCTTCCACGCCACCGCCTGGGGCAACGAGGCCGACCTGAAGGCGCACCTGGAGCGCATCGAGGAGGCAGCCCGCCGCGACCACCGAAAGCTCGGCCGCGACCTGGAGCTGTTCTCGAACGAGCCTGTGTTCGGATCGGGATTCCCGATGCTGCTGCCTAAGGGGGCTACGGTCCGCCGGCTGCTCGAACAGTTCATCACCGACTACGAGCGGCACGCGGGCTACCAGCACGTCTACACGCCGGACGCCGCGAAGAAGGAGCTGTACCGCATCTCCGGCCACTGGGAGCACTACAAGGACAGCATGTTCCCGCCGATGGACCTGGGCGAGGGCGGCCAGGAGTGGGACGAATTGTGCCTGCGGCCGATGTGCTGCCCGCACCACATCCAGGTGTACAAGGCGAAGCCGCGGAGCTACCGCGACCTGCCGATTCGCATCGCCGAGCTCGGCAAGATGTACCGCTACGAGCGCTCCGGCGTCGTCGGCGGCCTCAGCCGCGTCCGTTGCATGACGCTCAACGACGCCCACCTGTTCGTGCGGCCCGCCCAGGTGAAGGCCGAGATCGCCGGCGTGCTGGCGCTCATGAAGAAGGCCTACGCAGACCTGGGGATCACCGAGTTCCGCTTCCGCCTGTCGAAGAACGACGAGCCGGGCGCCGCGTCGAAGGGGAAGTACGTCGACAACCCGGAGTTGTGGGAGAGCAGCACCCGAATGCTGCGCGAGGTGCTCACCGAGTCGGGGATGCCGTTCTTCGAGGCGTGGGGCGAGGCGGCGTTCTACGGGCCGAAGATCGACGTGCAGGTGAAGGACGTGATGGGCCGCGAGGAGACGCTGTCCACCATCCAGGCCGACCAGCACCTGCCCGAGCAGTTCAAGCTCGAGTTCAAGGACTCCGACGACACCGCCAAGCGTCCGGTGATGATCCACCGCGGCGTCATCAGCACGATGGAGCGGATGATGTCGTACCTCATCGAGCTGTACGCGGGCGCGTTCCCGCCGTGGCTCGCGCCGGTGCAGGTCGGCATCGTGCCGATCGCCGACAGGCACTTCGAGTACGCGGAGAAGGTGGCGGCGACGCTGGAGGAGAAGGACTTCCGCGTCGAGAACGATTTGGGCGACAAGCGGATGAACGCGAAGATCCGCGAGTTCCAGCTCCAGAAGGTGCCGTACGTGCTGGTCATCGGCGACAAGGAGATGGCGGCCGACAGCGCGGCCGTGCGGCTCCGCAGCGGCGAAGACCTGGGCGCGAAGCCGGTGGCGGAGTTCGTGGCGCTGCTGGAGCAGGTGGTGAAGTCACGGACGCAGAAGCTGACGGTGTGACGCCGACCGGGGGGATCAGTTCTCCTCGGTCACGTCTGACGCCTGGAACTCGACGCCGATCAGCGCCGTCACCGGCACCTCGCGGCCACGGTACTCCACGAGGCCGCGGCGGACCTGCACCCGCCACAGCATCGTGTCGCGGGCGCCCTGCACCGCCTTCACCACCACGTCGCGGGCGTCGGACGTGACCACGTACTTGCGGCTCTCGCCGGGGCCGAGCGGCTGGTCGTCGCCGGCCTGCGCCGACTCGTAGGCGCGCTTCACGTTCTTGTCGAACGGCCAGGCCACCGGCCCACCGGCGAACGTGTCCTTGCCGACGACCAGCGCCGTCGGCGGCACGTCGGACGGGAACGTCTTGCGGTTGAAGGCCGGGTCGAGCGGGTGGAACCACAGGTCGGCCGACGTGTTGCGGACGTTCAGCGTCAGCACGACGCCGCGCGACAGGAACTGCGTCTGAGTCTTGCCGCGGTCGGGCTCGCGCACGACGGAGAGCTTGCGGACGGCGACGGCGACCGGCTCAACTTCCACGTCGCCGACGGTGACTTTCTTGCCGAGGCCGGCACGGAGCTCGGGCGGGAGCGGGCCGTCGAGCGGGACGGCGAGCTTGCCGGTCTTCTTGCGGTCGGGGGGCGGGAACTCGCCGCGACCGTCGGGGATCAACGACAGCGGGTGCCCTTCCGGCGGCTTGCCCTCACGAACGAACAGGCCGTACACCGCGAGCACGGTCATGAGCAGGGCGTAGGGGATCAGCGCAAAGAAGCCGATCTTGATGAGCGTGTTCAGGCTCCCGCCGGCGGCCGGGGCCGGGCGTCCACGGGCGGGGGCGGGGCGCTCCTCGCGCTCGGGCCGGCGGTCGCGGCGGCGAGGCTCGGGCGGCGGCGCGGCGGGAACGACCGCGGCAGGGATCGGCGCCGGCGGGGCGGCATAGGTGGCGACTGGTGGCGCCGCCTGGTCGAAGTCGGCCCACGGATTCGCCGCGGCAGCAGGAACCGCGGGCGGGGCGGGAACGGCGACCGGCTGCGCCGGAGGGGCATAAGCCGGCGCGGCAGTAAACCCCGCGAACGGGTCGGCCGCGGGCGCGGCATGGGCCGCGACCGGCGGCGCGGGCTCCGCAACGGGAGGGGTAAACGTCGCAACTGGCGGCGGGGGCGGCGACACCACCGGCGGCATCTCGGGCACCGGCAGCCGGCCCGGGTCGCTTCCAAACACGTCGTCGCCCTGCTCCGCGGCCTCGCCGAAGATGCTGTCCTGCTGCTCGAGGTTCGGCAGGTTGAAGACCGGGAAGTCGGCGGCGGGTACCGGGGGCGGGGGAGGCGGTGGGGGTGCGACGGCGACCGGCGGTGCGGGCGGTGAGGGTACCGGGGCGACCAGCACTTCCTTGCAGTTGGGGCAGCGGACCTTGCGGCCGAGCAGGTCGGGGCCGACGCCCATCTTGCGGCCGCAGAACGGGCAGGGGAAGGTGGTCGCGCTCATCGGCACTCGGGGCGTGACAACGGGGTGTCACGGCTGGCGGGGGCGAGGGTGGGTGGTGGCATCATACCCGCGGCCGAAAGCCCCGCCACCCCGGCGCGGCAACTACCGCGTGAACTCCAGCGGCGTCTCCCACAGGTGCAGCCGGCAGTCGCGCTTCACGTTCGGCATGTAGTAGATGATCGACTCCTTCGGCTTCACCCCCTCCATGTCGAACAGGAAGGACACGACCCGGCACCCCGGCCGCATCTGTTGAATCTTCGGGATCAGTTTGACGTTCAGCTCGGGGAGGAGGAACAACGTCAGCACCGTCGCGGGCCGCAGGTCGACGCTGCTGTCGAAGATGTCGGACTCGCGGATCTCGACCAGGTTGCCGACGCCGGCCTCGGCGACCTTCTCGCGGGCGAGAGCGGCGACGTGCGGCTGAATCTCGTAGCCGACGCCACTGCACCCGTACTTCTTCGCGGCCGTGATCAGGAACCGGGCGTCGCCGCAGCCCAGGTCGTAGACCACGTCGTCCTTGCCGACACGAGCCATCTCCAACATCTTCTCCACGGCGTCCTGCGGCGTCTCCTTGAACACCACGTCCACGTGGCCGGGCGGCCGGACGTCGCGCTCGACCCACCACATCGTCCCGTACCACCCGCCGACGAGGGCGACGGCGAACAGGAAGTAGAACACCACCCGCAGCTTCGCCCGCCGGCTCACGGCTCCCCCCCGGTCGCGCGGACAACCACCACCGTCCGGTCGTCGGTCGTGGGCACGCCCGCCGTGTGGGCCGCCCACGTCGCCAGAAGGGCCGCCAGGTCGTCGGTCGCGGCGTCGCACACCGGCCGCAGCGCCGCGCCGACGCCGGCGGTCCCGAACATGTCACCCGCCGCGTTCGCCGCTTCCAGGATGCCGTCGGTCACGAGCACCACCCGGTCGCCGGGCTGAAACGTTGCCGTTTGTTCGGTGTAAGTCTCGGTCGGCTTGATGCCGAGGGGCAACTTCTGGGCACGGTTCAGGGTGGCGCGGGTGCCGTCGGCGCGGGCGACTAGCGGCGGGGCGTGGCCGGCGCTGGAGTAGGTCAACGAGTGGTTCGCCGGGTCGAATACGGCGGCGAACGCGGTGACGAAGCTGCCGGTAGGCCGGGTGTAGCGGCGGGCCAGGTGGGCATTCAGCTGCGTGAGCAGGCCGTGCGGGCGGGCCCGGTCCGCCTCGGGGAGCGTGTGGGCGATGCTGTGCGTCATCGCCATCAGCACCGCCGCCGGGGCACCGTGGCCGCTCGCGTCCGCGATCAGGACGCCGAGCTTGCCGCCGGGCAGCGGGAAGAAATCGTAGTAGTCGCCGCCGGCCCGCGCGGCGGCCCTGTAGTCCACGGCAACATCGATGCCGGGTACCCGCGGCACGGCGTCCGGCAGGAGCGCCTTCTGGATGTCGGCCACGGCCTTCATCTCGAAGTCGGCCGCGTCGAACGCCCCCTTCACCGCCTGCGACAGGACGAGCGTCTGGGTGGCCCGGCCGAACAGGTTGCTGAGCATGACCAGGTCGGGAAGCTGGTCGCGCGAGAACGCGTCCGGCTCTTCCCGGGCCAGGACGATGGCGTTGACCGCAAGGCCCTGCTCGAAGTGCGGGATGACCAGGACCGACCGCTGCCCCGCGAGGTACACCACCGCCGGGTCGTCGTCGTCGAGCAACCTCAGGTCGGGGATGAGCCGCGGTTCGTCGGCGTACAGCAGTTCGGCGAGCACGCCGCCGCGGTGGACCGGGAGCCGCTCCGGCTCGGTCCACGGGTTGGCGGCGTCCTTCCAAAGGCTGCACCGCGTGACACGGTACTCGGGCGGCCGCAGCCCTCGGCGGGAGAGCGAGAGGCGGCGGGTGACGGGAAACAACTCGTCCATGCGGCGCGAGAACAGGCCGTACATCTCCTGCGGGTCGGACGACCGACTCAGCGCACGCATCAGTTCGACGCTGGCGGCGAGGCGGCCGCGCCAGTTACGGGATTCGGTGTCGAACGGGTTCGAGGTCGCAGACACGGCCGGCTCCGCGGCTGGCCCCCGGAGGGGCGACGAGCGTCCAGAGCCTCACTAGACCCGAGCGGGGACGACGACGCAAGCGCGAAGCCCAAAAAAGTAAGCCCGGGGACCTCAGTCCCCGGGCTTCGTCGGTCTGTGGTTTCGGTCAGCCATTCTTGGCGGCCGCGTCGACTCTGGCTTCTTCGTCGGCGTTGCTGGCCTCGGTCGACTTTTCGTCGATGCGGTTCTTGGCCTTGTCGATCTGCTGGGAGGCCCAGTCCTTCACCTCGGTCGCCTTCTCGCCGACCTTGTTCGCCGCCTTCTGGGCCGCCTCGGCGACCGTATTGCCGGCCTCGGTGAGCTTGCCGCCGATCGTGTCCGCCATGATGGCCACTCCACAGGGGTTGGGGTTTTACCGGGGTTATCGGCCCGGTGCCGGTTGACGGAGAGTAATGCAGTCGCCGTGCCAAATGCCGCTGGGTAGAACGACACCGGAGCTGTGGAGAGCCTCATGCGTGGTGTCTCGATGCTGGCGGCGGCTGTCGCCGCCGCTCCGCTTCTCGCCGAACCTGTCGCCCCCGCGCCGCGGCCGGTCGTCCGGGCGATCGCGGAATCCACGCTGCCCACATCCGGTAGTCGCATCCGCCAGCTCGCCTTCGACGGCGACCCGGCCAGTTCCTTCACCTCCGACGGCGATGCGAAGCAGGGCGACCACCTGACGCTGACGTTCGACCGGCCTGTGACGCTGCACGCCGTGTCCGCGCTGGTTGGCCGACCGGGCGAGGGGCCGGCGCCGACCGCGCTCGAAGTCTCCGCCGACGGGAAGACGTTCACCGCCGCCCCGCCCGTGGGGGAGGTGTCCGCCCGCGCCGTCCGCGTCCGCGCGACGGCGGACCTGAACAAGCCGCTCGTCGTGCGCGAGTTCACCATCCGCTCCGAGCCACAGGTGGTGCCGTTCCGCTACCCCGTCGAGTTCGTCCTGGACGTGACCGACGCCCCCGAGCTGAAGGCGTGGGGCGACAAGGTGGTCCGCGTGTGCGAGCGCGAGTACCCGGACATCTGCACCTTCCTCGCCAGCGACGGCTACGTGCCGCCGACACAACTGCGGATGACGCTCAAGAACAACTACACCGGCGTGGCCGCGGCCGGCGGCGGGCGGATCACCGGGTCGGTGAAGTACTTCAAGAGCCGCCCCGACGACATCGGCGCGATGGTCCACGAGACGGTCCACTGCGTCCAACAATACAAGGGCCGCGGAAACCCCGGCTGGCTCGTCGAGGGGATCGCCGACTACTGCCGCTTCTGGCGGTACGAGCCGGGCAAGGCCGGCCGGCTGACCCCCGAGAAGGCCCAGTACAACGGCAGCTACCGCACCACGGCGGCGTTCCTGGCCTTCGTCACCGACCGGTACGACCGGCAGGCGGTGCCGAAGTTGAACGCCATGTGCCGTGAGGGCCGCTACACGCCGGCCGCGTGGCGAACGCTCACGGGCAAGGACGTGGAGGAACTGAACCAGGAGTGGCGGGCGACGCTCGCCCGCTGACCATGGCCGTCACCGACGACGTGACCGACTTGCCGACGCCGACCGGGCCGATGCGGACGTACCTGTACGCCCCGAACGAACCCGGCCGGCCGCCAGTCCGACGGCCGGGTGTGGTGCTGTACTCGGAAATCTTTCAGCAGACGGCCCCGGTCCGCCGGCTCGCGGTGCAGCTGGCGTCGCTCGGCTACCGGGTCGCGGTGCCAGAGGTGTACCACGCGCACGAACCGCCCGGCTGCGTTCTCGGCTACGACGATGCCGGTAAGACCCGCGGTAACGCCCTGAAGCAGGTCGTGACGCTGAACGAGTTCGATGCCGACATCGCTACCGCGGTGGCATTCCTGAAGGACCACCCGGACGGCACCGGTGCCGTGGGGTCGTTCGGCATCTGTCTCGGCGGGCACCTCGCCTTCCGCGCCGCACTCCACCCGGGCGTGCGGGCCGCGGCGTGCTTCTACCCGACCGACCTGCACACCGGCACGCTCGGCGGCGGGGCCGACTCGCTAACCCGCGCCGGCGACATCCGCGGTGAACTGTTGATGGTGTTCGGCCGGCAAGACCCGCACGTCCCCGCGGCCGGCCGACGAATCATCTACGACGCCCTCGACGCGGCCGGCGTGTGGTTCACGTGGCACGAGTTCAACGCCGCCCACGCCTTCCTCCGCGACGAGGGCGACCGCTACGACCCCGCCGCCGCCCGCCACGCGATTGGGCTCGCGGCGGACCTGTTCAGCCGCTGCCTCTAACGGCAAGGACCGCCGATGCTCGCCGCCCGCGTCCAGCACTTCACCGAGTCCGTGATCCGCGAGACGACGCGGCTCGCGCAGCGGCACGGGGCCGTGAACCTCGGCCAGGGGATGCCCGACTTCGACCCGCCGGAGGAAGTGAAGGAGGCCGCCTGCCGGGCCATCCGCGACGGGTTCAATCAGTACGCCGTGACGTGGGGCATCGCCCCGCTCCGCGCGGCCATCGCCGAGAAGGCCCGCAGCTTCAACGGCCTCGCCTGGGCCGACGCCGACGAGCACGTCACCGTGTGCTGCGGGGCGACCGAGTGCCTGATGGCGACGATGCTCGCGCTTGTGGACCCGGGCGACGAGGTGGTGATCTTCCAGCCCTTCTACGAGAACTACGCGCCGGACGCCCTCCTCACCGGGGCCGAGCCGCGCTGGGTGCGGTTGAACCCGCCCGACTGGTCGTTCGACCCCGCCGAGTTGCGGGCCGCGTTCGGGCCGCGCACGAAGGCGATCATCCTGAACACGCCGAACAACCCCACCGGCAAGGTGTTCACCCGCGGGGAACTGACGCAGATCGCCGAGCTGTGCCAGGAGTTCGACGCCGTCGCCATCTCGGACGAGATCTACGAGTACATCCAATTCACCGACCGGCCGCACGTAAGTATCGCGTCGCTGCCGGGGATGGCCGACCGCACCGTCACCATCAGCGGGCTGTCGAAGACGTTCACCGTCACCGGCTGGCGCCTCGGCTATACCGTCGCCCCGGCCGCGATCACCGCCGGCATCCGCAAGGCGCACGACTTCCTGACGGTCGGCGCGCCTCACCCGTTGCAAGTGGCCGGCGCCGCGGCGATGGCCCTGCCCCGCAGCTACTTCGACGGCCTGAAGGATCACTACCGCACCCGCCGCGACCTGTTCCTCCCGTACCTTCAGGAGGCGGGTTTCGTCGCCCGCCCGCCGGACGGGGCGTATTACGTCATGGCCGACTTCTCGGCGCTTTCCGACCTCGACGACGTGGCGTTCGTCCGCCGCATGATCGAGACGGTCGGCGTGGCCGGGGTGCCGGGGGGCAGCTTCTTCCGCCCGAAGGACGCGGGCCGGACGCAGGTCCGGTTCATGTTCGCCAAGCGGGAGGAGACGCTGCGCGACGCCGGCGAGCGGCTGCTGCGGCTGCGGGCCGCAGAATAACTCCCCCGGGTGGTCCGTCTACCCGGGTGCCGGCTACCAATCCGTGTGACCGCTACGAGGAGCTTCCACACCATGAAAGCACTACTGTTGACCGCCGCCGCCGCGGCCCTGACGCTGGCCGTCGGCGTCGAGGTCGGGAACGGGCAGGAGAAGGCCATGACGCCGCTGACGGGCAAGATGAAGGGGATCGACGGCAAGGACATCGACCTCGCCGCCCTGAAGGGCAAGGTTGTGCTGGTGGTGAACGTGGCCAGCCGCTGCGGGTACACGAACCAGTACAAGGGGATGCAGGCGCTGTTCGAGCAGTACAGCAAGGACGGGCTGGTGGTGCTGGGGGTGCCGTCGAACCAGTTCGGCGCCCAGGAGCCGGGCACCGAGGAGGACATCCAGAAGTTCTGCTCCGCGAACTACAAGGTCACCTTCCCGATGACGGCGAAGGTAGACGTGAAGGGGCCGAGCAAGGTGGACCTGTACAAGGCGCTGACCACGGCCACGG carries:
- a CDS encoding basic secretory protein-like protein yields the protein MRGVSMLAAAVAAAPLLAEPVAPAPRPVVRAIAESTLPTSGSRIRQLAFDGDPASSFTSDGDAKQGDHLTLTFDRPVTLHAVSALVGRPGEGPAPTALEVSADGKTFTAAPPVGEVSARAVRVRATADLNKPLVVREFTIRSEPQVVPFRYPVEFVLDVTDAPELKAWGDKVVRVCEREYPDICTFLASDGYVPPTQLRMTLKNNYTGVAAAGGGRITGSVKYFKSRPDDIGAMVHETVHCVQQYKGRGNPGWLVEGIADYCRFWRYEPGKAGRLTPEKAQYNGSYRTTAAFLAFVTDRYDRQAVPKLNAMCREGRYTPAAWRTLTGKDVEELNQEWRATLAR
- a CDS encoding SAM-dependent methyltransferase, translated to MSRRAKLRVVFYFLFAVALVGGWYGTMWWVERDVRPPGHVDVVFKETPQDAVEKMLEMARVGKDDVVYDLGCGDARFLITAAKKYGCSGVGYEIQPHVAALAREKVAEAGVGNLVEIRESDIFDSSVDLRPATVLTLFLLPELNVKLIPKIQQMRPGCRVVSFLFDMEGVKPKESIIYYMPNVKRDCRLHLWETPLEFTR
- a CDS encoding pyridoxal phosphate-dependent aminotransferase, whose amino-acid sequence is MLAARVQHFTESVIRETTRLAQRHGAVNLGQGMPDFDPPEEVKEAACRAIRDGFNQYAVTWGIAPLRAAIAEKARSFNGLAWADADEHVTVCCGATECLMATMLALVDPGDEVVIFQPFYENYAPDALLTGAEPRWVRLNPPDWSFDPAELRAAFGPRTKAIILNTPNNPTGKVFTRGELTQIAELCQEFDAVAISDEIYEYIQFTDRPHVSIASLPGMADRTVTISGLSKTFTVTGWRLGYTVAPAAITAGIRKAHDFLTVGAPHPLQVAGAAAMALPRSYFDGLKDHYRTRRDLFLPYLQEAGFVARPPDGAYYVMADFSALSDLDDVAFVRRMIETVGVAGVPGGSFFRPKDAGRTQVRFMFAKREETLRDAGERLLRLRAAE
- a CDS encoding dienelactone hydrolase family protein; this encodes MAVTDDVTDLPTPTGPMRTYLYAPNEPGRPPVRRPGVVLYSEIFQQTAPVRRLAVQLASLGYRVAVPEVYHAHEPPGCVLGYDDAGKTRGNALKQVVTLNEFDADIATAVAFLKDHPDGTGAVGSFGICLGGHLAFRAALHPGVRAAACFYPTDLHTGTLGGGADSLTRAGDIRGELLMVFGRQDPHVPAAGRRIIYDALDAAGVWFTWHEFNAAHAFLRDEGDRYDPAAARHAIGLAADLFSRCL
- a CDS encoding PP2C family protein-serine/threonine phosphatase, coding for MSATSNPFDTESRNWRGRLAASVELMRALSRSSDPQEMYGLFSRRMDELFPVTRRLSLSRRGLRPPEYRVTRCSLWKDAANPWTEPERLPVHRGGVLAELLYADEPRLIPDLRLLDDDDPAVVYLAGQRSVLVIPHFEQGLAVNAIVLAREEPDAFSRDQLPDLVMLSNLFGRATQTLVLSQAVKGAFDAADFEMKAVADIQKALLPDAVPRVPGIDVAVDYRAAARAGGDYYDFFPLPGGKLGVLIADASGHGAPAAVLMAMTHSIAHTLPEADRARPHGLLTQLNAHLARRYTRPTGSFVTAFAAVFDPANHSLTYSSAGHAPPLVARADGTRATLNRAQKLPLGIKPTETYTEQTATFQPGDRVVLVTDGILEAANAAGDMFGTAGVGAALRPVCDAATDDLAALLATWAAHTAGVPTTDDRTVVVVRATGGEP
- a CDS encoding glutathione peroxidase translates to MKALLLTAAAAALTLAVGVEVGNGQEKAMTPLTGKMKGIDGKDIDLAALKGKVVLVVNVASRCGYTNQYKGMQALFEQYSKDGLVVLGVPSNQFGAQEPGTEEDIQKFCSANYKVTFPMTAKVDVKGPSKVDLYKALTTATVRDGKTEEVGWNFEKFLIGRDGRVVARFKSAVAPESNELQTAVRTELAKK
- the thrS gene encoding threonine--tRNA ligase, which translates into the protein MASEAELKAAGEKYVPKDYDPALYKTRHSFAHVLAQAVTERFPQAKPTIGPPVEFGFYYDFDLDTQPSDADLNWIADRMRQIIKGKHAFRVREITAAEGRELFKDNPYKLELIDGLTNGQDEYGNSAAGAPLLTVYQQDTFVDLCRGPHVETTRDLDSKGFKVTQVTGSYWRGDEKNKALKRFHATAWGNEADLKAHLERIEEAARRDHRKLGRDLELFSNEPVFGSGFPMLLPKGATVRRLLEQFITDYERHAGYQHVYTPDAAKKELYRISGHWEHYKDSMFPPMDLGEGGQEWDELCLRPMCCPHHIQVYKAKPRSYRDLPIRIAELGKMYRYERSGVVGGLSRVRCMTLNDAHLFVRPAQVKAEIAGVLALMKKAYADLGITEFRFRLSKNDEPGAASKGKYVDNPELWESSTRMLREVLTESGMPFFEAWGEAAFYGPKIDVQVKDVMGREETLSTIQADQHLPEQFKLEFKDSDDTAKRPVMIHRGVISTMERMMSYLIELYAGAFPPWLAPVQVGIVPIADRHFEYAEKVAATLEEKDFRVENDLGDKRMNAKIREFQLQKVPYVLVIGDKEMAADSAAVRLRSGEDLGAKPVAEFVALLEQVVKSRTQKLTV